The nucleotide window TTTCCCGTTCTCTCCGCACCGGCGCTCTGCTGGGTTTGTTGCTGCCTCTGGGCAGCCTGGTAGGACCCGCCACGCCGGCCAGCGCCGTTGCCCCCGTGCAGGGCGCCCAGCCCGACCCGCAGGTAGTGGCCCAGTTCGGGGTGCTCGATAATGCCGCCCTTCAGCAGTTCATGGACCAGAAAGGCAGCGCCATGGGCCGCATATCTGACCGCCCCAACGACGTAAAGGGCTTTACGGTGCTGGATTCGCCCATCATCAATGCCTTCGCCACCCCCGATGGGCACGTGTACTTCACCCGCGGTATTCTGGCTTACTTCAATGATGAAGCCCAGTTCTCGGGCGTGTTGGGTCACGAAATTGGCCATATCACGGCCCGCCACGGCCAAAAGCAGCAGACGCGTTCCACCATTGCCAACGGTGCTATCCTGCTGGGTTCCTTGCTTTCCAAGCGCGTAGCCTCTCTGGCGCAGCCGGCCTCGCAGGTAGTGGGTTTGGGCTTGCTGAAGTACGGCCGCGACGACGAAAGCGAGTCGGACCAGTTGGGCGTAAAGTACTCCACCAAAATCGGGTACGATGCCTCGCGCATGGCCGACTTCTTCCAGACGCTGCAGCGCACCGAGCAGGCCAGCGGCGCCGCTAGTGTGCCCACGTTTCTATCGTCGCACCCCAACTCGGCCAACCGCTATTCTACCGTGAAAAAGCTGGCCGCCAATGCCAAGCAAAGCGCCGGTAACCGGGCCTTGGCCGTTAACCACAACGGCTATCTGCAGCGCCTCGACGGCCTGGTGTATGGCGACGACCCACGCCAGGGCTACGTGCAGAGCAACTACTTTTACCACCCCGATCTGAAAATACAGTTTCCGGTGCCTACCGGCTGGAAATCCCAGAACACGCCCCAGCAGTTTCAGATGGCCGAGCCCAGCGGTAAAGCCGTCCAGATTCTGACGGCCGCCCCGGGTAGCTCGCTCGATGAGGCGGCTCAGGCCCTAGCCAAGCAGCTGAGCCTGCAGTCGCCACAGGCTTCGCGCACGACGCTCAATGGATTCCCAGCTTTGGCCATCCAAGGCAATCAGGTAGGAGAGCAGGGCGTGACGGCGGCTACCCTGAGCTACATCATTCAGGACGGCCAGACGATGTATGCTCTCATTGGCATGTGCGGCCCGCAGACGCTCGGCACCTACGGCCCCACCTTCCAGCGAGTAGCCCAGGGTTTCAAGCGCCTCACCGACGCGGCCAAAATCAATAAAGCTCCGGAGCGTATCCGCCTGCGCACCGCCAAAGCCGGCCAGACCCTGGCTTCGGCCCTGGCTGCTAATGGCATTCCTTCGAAGCGCTATGAAGAACTAGCCATTCTGAACGGAATGCAAACCTCGACCAAGCTTACCGCCGGGCAATTGTATAAGGTGGTGGGTAAATAGCTTTAACTGACTAATATCCAAGAGAAAAGCTCGTGTTTAACACGAGCTTTTCTCTTGGATATTAGTCAGTCATCGGCAATATAATTTGCCTTGCATGCAAAATGCGGTAGCTACCATCAAAAAATCTATCAGTAGTAATAACTCCCCCTAATTTAATCGGAGTTACTTTTTCAACTATTAAACTGTTGTTCTCATCTGGAGCAAGTGTTAACTCTACCGCAGAAACATACTTCCATTTATTTTTCCTTTGAGTTATATAAAAAGAATCAGCAGTGCTTTCCCAAGATGTGCTTATTAAATTGAAATGAAACAAGCCCGTCCGCACTCGACGAGCTACATAGGATTTGATATTCAATATATTTTTCCCCAGAGAAATAGAGTCGCTAATATTGCACGGTATGAAGTAGTCAAAGCTAGTATGATTGCGGCTACTATCTAATATTAGAATGCCTTCTTCGTGAATCAAAGTTTGCCTATTTCCGCAGCATGTAAATGAAAATACTGCTAATAGAGACAACCAAGTGAATAAAGTTTTCATACAAAATTCTTTAAAGTAAGTGCCCCAGCCGAATAACGGCTGGGGCACTTATGTTAGTCTAAATGAGGTAATCTGATTTGTGTAGGACTGACTTACACATTGAACCGGAAGTGCATGATGTCACCGTCCTGCACCACGTACTCTTTCCCTTCCACGGCCATTTTTCCGGCTTCCTTGATTTTTACCTCGGTTTTGTATTCCTGGTAATCAGCCAGCTTGATAACCTCAGCGCGGATAAAGCCTTTCTCGAAGTCGGAGTGGATGACGCCGGCAGCGGCAGGAGCTTTGTCACCGCGGTGAATGGTCCAGGCGCGCACTTCCTGCACGCCGGCCGTGAAGTAGGTAATCAGGTTCAGCAGCTCGTAGGAGGCGCGAATCAGCTTGTTCAGGCCCGACTCCGTGAGGCCGTACTCAGCCAGGAACATTTCCTTTTCCTCGGGGTCTTCCATGTCGGCAATCTGCTCCTCGATGGCCGCCGATACCAGCACCACTTGGGCGTTTTCGGCCTTCACGTGTTCCCGCAGGGCGGCTA belongs to Hymenobacter sp. J193 and includes:
- a CDS encoding M48 family metalloprotease, producing MKTFLSRSLRTGALLGLLLPLGSLVGPATPASAVAPVQGAQPDPQVVAQFGVLDNAALQQFMDQKGSAMGRISDRPNDVKGFTVLDSPIINAFATPDGHVYFTRGILAYFNDEAQFSGVLGHEIGHITARHGQKQQTRSTIANGAILLGSLLSKRVASLAQPASQVVGLGLLKYGRDDESESDQLGVKYSTKIGYDASRMADFFQTLQRTEQASGAASVPTFLSSHPNSANRYSTVKKLAANAKQSAGNRALAVNHNGYLQRLDGLVYGDDPRQGYVQSNYFYHPDLKIQFPVPTGWKSQNTPQQFQMAEPSGKAVQILTAAPGSSLDEAAQALAKQLSLQSPQASRTTLNGFPALAIQGNQVGEQGVTAATLSYIIQDGQTMYALIGMCGPQTLGTYGPTFQRVAQGFKRLTDAAKINKAPERIRLRTAKAGQTLASALAANGIPSKRYEELAILNGMQTSTKLTAGQLYKVVGK